One Vibrio gazogenes genomic region harbors:
- the guaD gene encoding guanine deaminase has translation MQKTFHRGEILHFPKRTHSPEQNCQHLSDGILVIEQGKIVDLLDADVFFQHHQITPEQIENHSGLLIPGMIDSHVHYPQMEMIASYGRQLLEWLNDYTFPVETKYADASYAARQADAFLQQLFAHGTTTASVFATVHPQSVDAFFTAAATYQARMICGKVLMDRHSPENLRDTADSGYRESKNLLEKWHHQERALYAITPRFAPTSTPEQLALAGQLAQEHPDAFIQTHLSENTDEIHWVKTLFPDAQDYLDVYERYGLVRDKALFGHGIHLEPREYQSLARNHSSVIFCPTSNLFIGSGLFPYFTVKEHGIPVAIASDVGGGTSLNLLVNQAEAYKILQLQHQNLNPFESLYLCTQGAAVAMQLDHQIGNLNPGTEADFIELDVNGTPMLKQRMAQAKTLEEKLFALIMLADERVIRQTYVNGQRVYCRP, from the coding sequence ATGCAGAAAACATTTCACCGGGGCGAGATTTTGCACTTCCCCAAGAGGACACACAGTCCTGAACAAAATTGCCAACATCTGAGTGACGGCATTCTCGTTATCGAACAAGGAAAAATTGTTGACCTACTCGATGCTGATGTTTTTTTCCAGCATCACCAGATTACCCCTGAACAGATAGAAAACCATTCAGGGCTATTGATTCCGGGAATGATTGATAGCCATGTTCACTATCCTCAAATGGAGATGATCGCCAGCTATGGTCGCCAACTCCTAGAATGGCTCAATGACTATACATTCCCTGTCGAAACAAAGTATGCCGACGCATCCTATGCGGCACGGCAAGCTGACGCTTTTCTTCAACAACTTTTTGCTCATGGCACAACCACTGCCAGTGTCTTCGCCACCGTCCACCCCCAATCCGTCGATGCTTTCTTTACTGCTGCGGCAACTTATCAGGCCCGAATGATTTGCGGTAAAGTGTTGATGGATCGCCATAGCCCTGAGAACCTACGTGATACTGCTGATTCAGGCTACCGCGAGAGTAAAAATTTACTGGAAAAATGGCATCATCAAGAGCGTGCTTTGTACGCAATTACGCCTCGATTTGCACCGACAAGCACACCGGAACAACTGGCGTTAGCAGGACAGTTGGCACAAGAGCACCCAGATGCTTTCATTCAGACACACTTAAGTGAGAACACCGATGAAATTCACTGGGTCAAAACCCTATTCCCGGATGCCCAAGATTACTTGGATGTTTATGAACGTTATGGATTAGTGCGTGACAAAGCATTATTCGGCCACGGAATTCACCTTGAACCCAGGGAATATCAATCACTGGCTCGCAACCATAGTAGTGTAATCTTCTGCCCGACCTCCAACCTCTTTATCGGCAGTGGTTTATTCCCCTATTTTACCGTAAAAGAGCATGGAATACCAGTTGCCATTGCCAGTGATGTCGGGGGCGGTACCAGCCTCAATCTACTGGTGAATCAGGCTGAGGCTTACAAAATCCTGCAATTACAGCATCAAAACCTCAACCCTTTTGAATCATTATATTTATGTACTCAAGGGGCTGCTGTCGCAATGCAGTTGGATCACCAGATTGGTAATTTAAATCCCGGAACAGAAGCTGACTTTATTGAACTCGATGTCAATGGCACACCAATGCTAAAACAACGTATGGCACAGGCAAAAACATTAGAAGAGAAGCTGTTTGCTTTAATTATGCTGGCCGATGAACGCGTCATCCGGCAGACCTACGTAAATGGCCAACGGGTTTATTGTCGCCCATAG
- a CDS encoding ABC transporter permease, which yields MDILFIQQILIAALKTGTPLLLIALGELVCEKSGVLNLGQEGMMLMGAMAGFAGAYFTGSLGLGLLIAMFAGTMMALLFAILTQTLNTNQVATGLALTIFGTGLSAFLGSQLVGNTIEGFQEITIPGLSQIPFIGPILFQHDLLIYLSFMIVGLTWWVMHRTRLGLTIRAVGENPHAANALGINVIRLRYGVIAFGGAMAGLAGAYMSLAYTPMWMENMTAGRGWIALALVVFASWRIGYLMLGAYLFGCSSIMHLVMQGLGIDISPNLLAMIPYLATVIVMVLISSDALRQKLATPMSLGKPFDPKLHS from the coding sequence ATGGACATACTTTTCATCCAACAAATATTGATTGCTGCTTTAAAAACAGGCACTCCATTACTGCTCATTGCGCTGGGGGAGTTGGTCTGTGAGAAATCAGGTGTACTGAATCTCGGTCAGGAAGGCATGATGCTCATGGGAGCAATGGCTGGATTTGCCGGTGCCTATTTCACTGGTAGTCTCGGCTTGGGATTACTCATTGCAATGTTTGCCGGCACCATGATGGCCCTGTTATTTGCCATACTGACTCAGACCCTGAACACCAATCAAGTCGCCACCGGCTTAGCCCTGACGATTTTCGGGACCGGTCTGAGCGCATTTCTCGGCAGCCAATTGGTGGGGAATACGATTGAAGGATTTCAGGAGATAACCATTCCCGGGCTCAGCCAGATCCCCTTTATCGGCCCGATCCTATTTCAGCACGATTTATTGATCTACCTTAGCTTTATGATTGTCGGTCTGACTTGGTGGGTCATGCATAGAACGCGCTTAGGTCTGACCATCCGTGCCGTGGGGGAGAATCCACATGCAGCGAATGCTCTGGGGATCAATGTCATTCGGCTTCGCTATGGCGTCATTGCATTTGGCGGGGCAATGGCCGGACTTGCCGGCGCTTATATGTCATTAGCTTACACCCCGATGTGGATGGAAAATATGACCGCCGGCCGAGGATGGATCGCGCTTGCGCTGGTCGTCTTTGCATCTTGGCGAATTGGTTATCTGATGCTCGGCGCCTACTTATTTGGATGCAGCTCAATCATGCATTTAGTGATGCAGGGATTAGGCATTGATATTTCCCCAAATTTATTAGCGATGATTCCCTACCTAGCAACAGTGATTGTCATGGTTTTGATCAGCTCTGATGCATTGCGTCAAAAATTGGCAACTCCGATGAGTCTGGGAAAACCATTTGATCCCAAATTACATTCATAG
- the xdhB gene encoding xanthine dehydrogenase molybdopterin binding subunit, with amino-acid sequence MRKLISQPYTTQQPHSSQHRSDVVGLSLRHESAEKQVSGEALFVDDYPEPQGCLHGALITSTIAKGTIKHLDLSEVQQSPGVIRVITHHDIPGHNEIGTIHKGDPLLCQHDIRYFCQPIAFVIAESHQLACQAAQKALIEYEETSEPVISYQQASQQTHLLPSHQMGAYQGQTFLANPITPVNVGAAYQGQTLLKPATNTVNISGTLAIGGQEHFYLEGQISLAELTEDGGIFIRSSTQHPTEVQNLIAEVLNIPFNHVTVDMRRMGGGFGGKETQAAAWACLASLGAKLTHKAVKFRLPRAIDMSTTGKRHPFFNRYELTTTDDGEILAANIEVNGLCGHSADLSDAIVDRAMFHADNAYFLGQACILGNRLKTDTVSHTAFRGFGGPQGMLVIEKAMQDLAMTLQQDPFDLRLKNLYRPGKSVTPYGMEVEQTAELYDVLTRLETSCDYRQRRQEIHTWNRHHPVLKKGLALTPVKFGISFTATHLNQAGALIHIYTDGTVQVSHGGTEMGQGLHTKIQQIVAQTFGIPTDWILVTSTRTDKVPNTSPTAASSGADLNGMAAHNAAMTLKERLLDFAVNHNECLSSQHSSQHSHGCLSSQSHTPEIKDGILYLDTAKIEWATLIQQAYLNRVSLSATGYYSTPKIGYDRSQACGRPFFYFAIGASCSEVMIDTLTGEMTVERVDILHDVGSSLNPAIDIGQIEGGYIQGLGWLTTEELVWNDRGHLVSHSPMNYKIPSICDYPKQMNIELYDVPNPEHSIYRSKAVGEPPFMHAISTWCAIYDAVAAVSEHQFIPDLDTPATGERILMACQQQYQWLTHQAQPTMVDHETDSEG; translated from the coding sequence ATGCGTAAACTTATCAGTCAGCCTTATACAACACAGCAGCCCCACTCTTCCCAACATCGATCAGACGTCGTCGGTCTGTCCCTACGGCATGAAAGTGCTGAGAAGCAGGTTTCCGGAGAGGCACTATTTGTGGATGATTATCCGGAACCACAAGGATGCTTACATGGTGCATTGATCACCAGTACCATCGCCAAAGGCACCATCAAGCATCTCGATCTGTCTGAAGTACAACAGTCTCCGGGAGTCATTCGCGTTATAACCCATCACGATATTCCGGGTCATAATGAAATTGGCACGATCCATAAAGGCGATCCGCTGCTATGCCAACATGACATCCGCTATTTTTGTCAACCCATTGCCTTTGTCATTGCAGAAAGCCACCAACTCGCTTGTCAGGCTGCACAAAAAGCATTGATTGAATATGAAGAAACCAGCGAACCAGTGATCTCGTATCAACAAGCGTCGCAACAGACTCATTTACTCCCATCTCATCAGATGGGTGCCTACCAAGGACAGACGTTTTTAGCGAATCCCATTACCCCGGTAAACGTTGGTGCAGCTTACCAAGGACAGACACTTTTAAAACCCGCAACAAACACCGTAAATATCAGCGGTACGCTGGCGATAGGCGGACAAGAGCATTTTTATCTGGAGGGACAAATCAGTCTTGCCGAGTTGACCGAAGACGGGGGTATTTTTATCCGGTCATCAACCCAGCACCCAACCGAAGTGCAAAATTTGATTGCTGAAGTGCTGAACATTCCTTTCAATCATGTCACGGTTGATATGCGCCGCATGGGGGGTGGATTCGGCGGCAAAGAGACTCAAGCCGCAGCATGGGCTTGTCTTGCCAGTCTGGGCGCAAAGCTCACCCACAAAGCAGTTAAATTCAGACTCCCGCGCGCAATTGACATGTCAACAACCGGTAAACGCCATCCCTTTTTTAATCGTTATGAACTAACGACAACTGACGATGGGGAAATTCTGGCAGCGAATATCGAAGTCAATGGATTATGCGGTCATTCAGCCGACTTGTCTGATGCCATTGTTGATCGCGCGATGTTCCATGCCGACAACGCTTATTTTCTCGGTCAGGCCTGCATTCTTGGCAATCGCCTCAAAACAGATACCGTTTCACATACGGCATTTAGAGGATTTGGCGGACCACAAGGGATGCTGGTGATTGAAAAAGCGATGCAAGACTTAGCAATGACATTGCAGCAAGATCCGTTCGATCTTCGCCTCAAGAATTTGTACCGCCCGGGGAAATCCGTCACACCTTATGGGATGGAAGTCGAACAAACCGCTGAACTTTATGATGTATTGACCCGATTAGAAACATCTTGTGATTACCGTCAGCGACGTCAGGAAATCCACACATGGAATCGACATCATCCGGTGCTCAAAAAAGGCTTAGCGCTGACGCCAGTCAAATTTGGTATATCTTTTACAGCAACGCACCTCAATCAAGCAGGTGCGCTCATCCATATTTATACCGATGGAACGGTTCAGGTTTCGCATGGGGGGACCGAAATGGGCCAAGGACTCCATACAAAAATCCAACAGATTGTCGCTCAGACATTCGGTATTCCCACCGACTGGATCTTAGTAACATCGACGAGAACCGATAAAGTACCGAATACATCACCAACAGCGGCTTCTTCTGGGGCCGACCTCAACGGCATGGCTGCACATAACGCGGCTATGACCCTCAAGGAGCGACTGCTCGACTTTGCGGTAAACCACAACGAGTGTCTGTCCTCACAGCACTCCTCACAACACTCCCACGGGTGTCTGTCCTCGCAATCTCACACACCTGAGATTAAAGATGGCATACTCTATCTCGATACCGCAAAAATTGAATGGGCCACCTTAATTCAGCAGGCTTATTTAAATCGTGTGTCCCTGTCTGCAACAGGTTATTACAGCACCCCTAAAATTGGTTATGACCGATCACAGGCTTGTGGGCGTCCCTTTTTCTATTTTGCCATCGGCGCTTCCTGCTCGGAGGTGATGATTGATACTCTCACCGGAGAAATGACCGTCGAGCGAGTGGATATATTGCATGATGTCGGCAGTAGCTTGAATCCAGCCATTGATATTGGACAGATTGAAGGGGGATATATTCAGGGATTAGGCTGGCTGACGACAGAAGAACTCGTCTGGAATGATCGAGGACATCTGGTTAGTCATAGTCCGATGAATTATAAAATTCCAAGTATCTGTGACTATCCGAAGCAGATGAATATTGAACTCTACGACGTTCCCAATCCAGAACATAGTATTTACCGTTCCAAAGCGGTCGGTGAACCGCCTTTTATGCATGCAATCAGCACTTGGTGTGCGATTTATGATGCTGTTGCCGCAGTTTCTGAACATCAGTTCATTCCTGATTTGGACACCCCAGCCACAGGTGAAAGAATACTCATGGCTTGCCAACAACAGTATCAATGGCTGACACACCAAGCACAGCCAACCATGGTTGACCATGAAACAGACAGCGAGGGATAA
- a CDS encoding 2-oxo-4-hydroxy-4-carboxy-5-ureidoimidazoline decarboxylase, with product MNATTQTIHLSQPQLAQICTSTSWQQLMLADMPSLNYAALCRSADVAFAQLSESDWLEAFAGHPMIGDLGTLQKKYNQGEHLSEQEQGKIKQASKAVLHDLLYYNQAYLKKFGFIFIICASQHSAEQVLEQIKARIKNNRSDELMNAAREQQKISRLRMESYQ from the coding sequence ATGAACGCTACAACGCAAACGATTCATTTAAGTCAGCCTCAATTGGCTCAAATCTGTACCAGTACATCATGGCAGCAGCTTATGCTGGCTGATATGCCGAGCCTCAATTATGCGGCATTGTGCCGAAGTGCTGATGTCGCATTTGCACAACTTTCAGAGTCTGACTGGCTGGAGGCGTTTGCTGGTCATCCGATGATTGGTGATCTCGGCACGTTACAAAAAAAATATAATCAAGGAGAACATCTCAGTGAACAAGAACAAGGAAAAATCAAACAGGCATCAAAAGCTGTGCTGCACGATCTTTTGTATTACAATCAGGCCTATCTGAAAAAATTCGGTTTCATATTTATTATTTGTGCGAGCCAACACTCGGCAGAACAGGTTTTGGAACAGATAAAGGCAAGAATCAAAAATAATCGCAGCGATGAATTAATGAATGCGGCCAGAGAGCAACAGAAAATCAGTCGTCTGCGTATGGAGTCTTATCAATGA
- a CDS encoding BMP family ABC transporter substrate-binding protein encodes MKMNQWLSVAALSLSALFSTSTLAKDPLKVGFVYVGPVGDHGWSYEHDQARQEMEAHFNGQVKTTFVENVSEGADAERVITQLAKAGNDIIFTTSFGFMNPTLKVAKRFPKVVFEHATGYKRSKNVGTYALRTYESRYVSGVAAGMTTKSNVIGYIATFPIPEVIRDINAVYLGAKSVNPNVKIKIVWVNTWYDPGKESDAANALIDQGVDVLLQHTDSPAPLIAAEKRGVMGIGQSSDMQHFAPKSHMFSVRDYWAPYYIKTVQEVMDGTWKSTDYWGGLKDDVIHITSINPALPADVKTTIQDTQDKIKSGAIVPFAGPLKDNQGHLKVAAGSTASDKELVGMHWYVEGIDASIPK; translated from the coding sequence ATGAAAATGAATCAGTGGTTGTCCGTCGCAGCCTTGTCGCTGTCAGCGTTGTTTTCCACTTCTACACTTGCCAAAGACCCCCTTAAAGTCGGATTCGTTTATGTCGGTCCGGTTGGTGATCATGGTTGGAGTTATGAACACGATCAGGCTCGCCAAGAAATGGAGGCTCACTTCAATGGTCAGGTCAAAACAACATTCGTTGAGAATGTTTCCGAAGGCGCTGACGCTGAACGCGTGATTACTCAATTGGCAAAAGCAGGCAATGACATTATCTTCACCACCTCTTTTGGATTTATGAATCCGACGCTCAAAGTTGCCAAACGTTTTCCCAAAGTTGTGTTTGAACATGCCACTGGCTATAAGCGTAGCAAGAATGTCGGCACTTATGCCCTACGCACTTATGAAAGCCGTTATGTCTCTGGCGTCGCTGCAGGAATGACGACTAAATCGAATGTCATTGGCTATATTGCCACCTTCCCGATCCCAGAAGTGATTCGAGATATCAATGCTGTTTATCTCGGAGCAAAAAGTGTCAATCCGAACGTGAAAATTAAAATTGTCTGGGTCAATACTTGGTACGATCCCGGCAAAGAATCTGATGCAGCAAATGCATTGATCGATCAAGGTGTTGATGTTCTGTTGCAACATACGGATAGCCCTGCACCACTGATTGCCGCAGAAAAACGTGGTGTGATGGGGATAGGACAATCATCAGACATGCAACACTTCGCACCCAAATCACATATGTTCTCAGTGAGAGATTACTGGGCACCTTATTACATTAAAACCGTTCAGGAAGTCATGGATGGCACTTGGAAGTCTACCGACTACTGGGGAGGGCTCAAAGATGATGTCATTCATATCACCTCTATCAATCCTGCTTTACCGGCCGATGTCAAGACAACCATTCAAGACACTCAGGACAAAATCAAATCCGGTGCGATTGTTCCGTTTGCTGGTCCGTTAAAAGACAATCAGGGCCATCTGAAAGTTGCAGCCGGTAGCACAGCATCAGACAAAGAATTGGTCGGTATGCATTGGTACGTCGAGGGAATTGACGCCAGCATTCCCAAATAA
- a CDS encoding DUF2057 family protein: protein MNISKTISFTSMILLSSSAMASVTIDLPEAVDVLVANGGKANISSDGFFSSQRKLQLEDGLQQIVFRYEPFFQEGKDNIGVESDVTIAVFNASDAKLTLQVPQYRSSREAREHISQMQWSFTNQDGQKVPVTQDKLLKDGIQFGRNYYTEMSVYNQSGKVASVPEYAPQSGLSGKTVPARSLKASSQTKASASTAETMLHYWYEQADAKTRSRFKQFINQQ, encoded by the coding sequence GTGAATATATCCAAGACCATATCATTCACCAGCATGATTTTATTAAGTAGTTCTGCAATGGCATCGGTCACGATTGACCTCCCGGAAGCCGTTGATGTTCTGGTAGCCAATGGTGGTAAAGCAAACATATCAAGTGATGGTTTTTTTAGCTCACAAAGAAAACTACAACTGGAAGATGGATTACAACAGATTGTCTTTCGTTATGAGCCTTTCTTTCAAGAAGGCAAAGACAATATCGGCGTCGAAAGTGATGTGACGATTGCAGTATTTAATGCATCTGATGCAAAACTGACGCTTCAAGTCCCTCAATACAGAAGTTCGCGCGAAGCTCGTGAACATATCAGCCAGATGCAATGGTCATTCACCAATCAAGACGGGCAAAAAGTCCCTGTCACGCAGGACAAACTGCTCAAAGACGGTATCCAATTCGGACGTAATTACTATACCGAAATGTCTGTTTACAATCAGTCTGGGAAAGTGGCATCCGTTCCTGAATACGCGCCTCAGTCAGGACTATCGGGCAAGACGGTTCCGGCTCGCTCGCTTAAAGCTTCTTCTCAAACCAAGGCTTCAGCGTCCACGGCGGAAACAATGTTGCATTACTGGTATGAACAAGCAGATGCGAAGACTCGATCTCGTTTTAAACAATTTATCAACCAGCAATGA
- the xdhC gene encoding xanthine dehydrogenase accessory protein XdhC produces MTVHTPQSPQSSVYTSLCTSMHWLDACHMLQQQGGDYCLATIVATVGSVPRGCGTKMVITTQGQYDSLGGGNLEQQVIETARTELQRRCQQPNQDPTVSIERYSLTADLQQCCGGAVQVLFEYFNTQQPHVAIFGAGHIGQALAPIINKLQCHETIFDSRPNWLAPLSEQGISTQCFDSAETVIASLLPHTHLVIMTHDHRLDYDLTRLALERQCFPYIGLIGSEGKKQRFTYRLTEQLSQPELISQLTCPIGHPDIKGKRPMQVALSIAAQLSMLFEQYEAPVQNQADMNAASTDSAQDKQQQLWQQANVLLKKMSKSPYQ; encoded by the coding sequence ATGACTGTCCATACACCTCAATCACCTCAATCATCCGTTTATACATCTCTTTGTACTTCAATGCACTGGTTGGACGCTTGTCATATGTTGCAACAACAAGGCGGCGATTACTGTCTGGCGACCATTGTTGCAACAGTCGGGTCAGTGCCACGCGGTTGTGGAACCAAAATGGTCATCACGACACAAGGACAGTATGACTCTCTCGGGGGCGGAAATTTAGAGCAACAAGTCATCGAAACAGCCAGAACTGAGCTACAACGTCGCTGTCAGCAACCCAATCAAGATCCGACAGTGTCGATCGAGCGATATAGCTTGACCGCTGATCTGCAACAGTGTTGTGGTGGTGCGGTTCAGGTCTTGTTTGAATATTTCAATACGCAACAACCTCACGTGGCTATTTTTGGTGCGGGTCATATTGGGCAAGCTCTGGCTCCTATTATTAACAAGTTACAATGTCACGAAACTATTTTTGATTCTCGCCCAAACTGGCTGGCACCGCTGAGTGAACAAGGGATTTCAACGCAATGCTTTGACTCCGCTGAAACCGTGATCGCATCGTTACTCCCCCACACGCATCTAGTGATCATGACACACGACCATCGTTTAGACTATGACTTAACCCGGCTGGCTTTGGAAAGACAGTGCTTTCCATATATTGGTCTCATTGGCTCAGAAGGTAAAAAACAGCGTTTCACCTACCGGCTCACAGAGCAGCTAAGTCAGCCCGAACTTATTTCTCAGTTAACTTGCCCAATCGGACATCCCGATATCAAAGGCAAACGACCAATGCAAGTGGCACTTTCCATTGCCGCGCAGTTGAGTATGCTTTTTGAACAATATGAGGCACCAGTTCAGAACCAAGCCGATATGAACGCGGCTTCAACCGATTCCGCTCAAGACAAGCAACAACAACTCTGGCAACAAGCCAATGTATTGCTTAAAAAAATGTCCAAATCTCCCTATCAATAA
- a CDS encoding transposase, whose amino-acid sequence MTIPRTQLVSPDITAYYHCVSRCVRRAFLCGEDQLTGKSYEHRRDWVEQRILALAQVFCIDICAYAVMSNHYHIVVHINRKKAELLSNREVIIRWGKEHQLPSLILKYLKNQTTNSETQTCRKIIHTWRERLYSLSWLMKELNFSIANTNRTN is encoded by the coding sequence ATGACTATCCCCAGAACACAGTTGGTTTCTCCTGATATCACAGCCTACTATCATTGCGTGTCACGTTGTGTCCGACGAGCCTTCTTGTGCGGAGAAGACCAACTGACTGGAAAGTCATACGAACATCGACGTGACTGGGTTGAACAACGTATTTTGGCTTTAGCCCAAGTATTCTGTATTGACATCTGTGCCTATGCGGTGATGAGCAACCATTATCACATCGTCGTTCATATTAACCGAAAAAAAGCAGAACTATTATCGAACAGGGAAGTCATCATACGCTGGGGAAAAGAGCATCAGTTGCCATCATTGATTCTAAAATATCTAAAAAATCAGACTACCAATTCTGAAACTCAGACCTGTCGAAAAATCATCCATACTTGGCGAGAACGACTCTATTCTCTAAGCTGGTTGATGAAAGAACTCAACTTTAGTATTGCTAATACCAATCGCACTAATTAA
- the xdhA gene encoding xanthine dehydrogenase small subunit yields MLEVMINNQIVSIPTISADMMLLTYLREHRALKGTKEGCASGDCGACTVVMVDQDEHQALRYRQINACITPLHAVHGKQIITVEYLKQGEQLHPVQQAVINRHGSQCGFCTPGFVMSLYALSKQNNRPENPADFLAGNLCRCTGYGPLIQAAHDIVQTNAPDPLDAEQHSVQQWIAQVSPLQSEHYFMPETRQALAQLRQTHPTAKLIAGGTDLSLEVTQRYQSLPLLIDVSKVDDMCTITETSDGWRLGAAIPMYRVHQFMQQHFPSTDEVIERLGSITIRHRATLGGSLGHASPIGDIAPLLISLNGQIEVDNGTERIRYAPEDYITGYRQTRLQKDQWISAIYLPKIAQQQRHAIYKVSKRYEDDIATVVLALNFTFDAHQHISHCIIAAGGVAEKSVRLTALETPFIGQPLTQSLIRDAQARVPQVIHPLSDIRGSAQYRIHLVQNLLQRYFLENQNIVVRQEQPEHRYPPIKTRLTYHA; encoded by the coding sequence ATGCTCGAAGTGATGATTAACAATCAAATCGTCAGTATTCCTACAATATCTGCCGATATGATGCTACTGACTTATCTCAGAGAACACCGTGCATTAAAAGGCACCAAAGAAGGCTGTGCCAGTGGCGATTGTGGCGCATGTACCGTGGTCATGGTTGACCAAGATGAACACCAAGCTCTGCGTTATCGTCAGATCAATGCATGTATTACCCCGTTACATGCGGTACACGGAAAACAGATCATTACCGTAGAATATCTGAAACAAGGGGAACAGCTTCACCCGGTACAGCAAGCCGTCATTAATCGGCATGGTAGTCAATGCGGGTTCTGCACCCCCGGTTTTGTGATGTCGCTCTATGCGCTCTCAAAACAAAACAACCGACCAGAGAATCCCGCTGATTTTCTGGCCGGCAACCTCTGTCGCTGTACCGGATACGGGCCGCTTATTCAAGCCGCCCATGATATCGTTCAGACTAACGCACCCGATCCCCTTGATGCTGAACAACATTCGGTCCAACAATGGATAGCACAAGTCTCACCCCTTCAATCTGAACACTATTTCATGCCGGAGACTCGTCAGGCGTTGGCTCAGTTACGTCAAACGCATCCCACGGCAAAATTAATTGCCGGAGGGACCGACCTCTCTTTAGAAGTAACACAGCGGTATCAGTCTCTTCCTCTGTTGATCGATGTTTCCAAAGTCGATGATATGTGCACCATCACTGAAACCAGTGATGGCTGGCGATTGGGCGCTGCGATCCCAATGTATCGTGTTCATCAGTTTATGCAGCAGCATTTCCCGTCAACCGATGAGGTGATTGAACGCTTAGGAAGCATAACCATCCGTCATCGCGCCACTTTGGGCGGCAGCCTCGGCCATGCTTCACCTATCGGTGATATTGCGCCTTTACTAATCAGCTTAAATGGTCAGATTGAAGTTGATAACGGCACAGAACGCATTCGATATGCGCCCGAAGACTATATAACCGGTTATCGCCAGACTCGGTTACAAAAGGATCAATGGATCAGTGCCATCTATCTGCCCAAAATAGCGCAACAGCAACGTCATGCGATCTATAAAGTCAGCAAACGTTATGAGGATGATATTGCCACCGTTGTGCTCGCTTTAAATTTCACGTTTGATGCTCATCAACATATCAGTCACTGCATTATTGCAGCCGGTGGCGTTGCGGAGAAATCGGTGCGCCTGACGGCATTAGAAACCCCATTCATCGGCCAACCCTTGACTCAGTCGCTGATCCGTGACGCTCAGGCTCGGGTTCCTCAAGTTATCCATCCACTGAGTGATATTCGCGGTTCAGCGCAATACCGAATTCATCTGGTGCAAAACCTGCTTCAACGCTATTTTCTTGAAAATCAAAACATTGTAGTGCGACAGGAACAGCCCGAGCATCGATATCCCCCAATTAAGACGAGGTTGACTTATCATGCGTAA
- the uraH gene encoding hydroxyisourate hydrolase has protein sequence MSTLSCHILDTGSGMPAAHVPVTLYRYRTEKPLASATTDADGRIRFEDITLSSNNYTLSFDVASYCENAFGQAFFPQIDVHFHVTEQKHYHIPLLLSPYAYSTYRGS, from the coding sequence ATGAGTACATTAAGTTGTCATATTCTCGATACCGGCTCCGGTATGCCTGCTGCCCATGTACCGGTAACACTGTATCGTTACCGCACCGAAAAACCACTTGCATCAGCAACAACCGATGCCGATGGTCGTATCCGTTTTGAAGATATCACTTTATCATCCAACAACTATACACTTTCATTTGATGTGGCATCTTACTGTGAAAACGCCTTTGGTCAGGCATTTTTTCCCCAAATAGATGTGCATTTTCATGTGACGGAACAAAAGCATTACCACATTCCATTACTACTCTCGCCCTACGCCTATTCAACCTATCGTGGAAGTTAA